The following proteins are co-located in the Tripterygium wilfordii isolate XIE 37 chromosome 2, ASM1340144v1, whole genome shotgun sequence genome:
- the LOC120010827 gene encoding uncharacterized mitochondrial protein AtMg00810-like produces MAIGGNNLDLIQDFKTYISSCFKIKDLGPLKYFLGLETHNTPVGFYISQRKYSLDLLIDTGLVGSKPIKSPIDTNSKLTAYQGNILSDPLTYRRLIGRLMYLTITRPDITYSVNTLSRFMQKPTDVHLIAAHRILKYIKGTLGQGLYYSATNNLQVEAFCDSDWASCMDTRRSVTGFCIKIGDSLVSWKSKKQKTVSRSSSEAEYRAMASATSELAWMQNLFHELQIKLKQPMRLFCDNQAAIHIATNPVFHERTKHIELDLHYTREKVEQGMIKLAHLKSEDQPGDLLTKPLSVHRIQHLLHKLNIVSNYAQLAGG; encoded by the coding sequence atggccATTGGGGGAAACAATTTAGATCTAATTCAAGactttaaaacatatatatcctCTTGCTTCAAAATTAAGGACTTAGGTCCTCTGAAATATTTTCTGGGTCTTGAAACACATAATACCCCAGTAGGCTTTTATATCTCTCAAAGAAAATACTCCTTAGATTTATTAATAGACACAGGTTTAGTGGGTTCTAAACCTATTAAATCTCCTATTGACACTAATTCTAAACTCACAGCTTATCAAGGGAACATTTTAAGTGATCCTCTAACTTACAGAAGACTCATTGGAAGGTTAATGTACCTCACCATTACTAGACCTGATATCACCTACTCTGTTAATACTCTTAGTCGTTTTATGCAAAAGCCCACAGATGTGCATCTTATTGCTGCTCACAGAATTTTAAAATACATTAAAGGGACATTAGGCCAAGGTCTATATTATTCTGCCACTAACAACCTGCAGGTAGAAGCCTTTTGTGACTCAGATTGGGCATCTTGTATGGACACAAGACGTTCTGTTACAGGTTTCTGCATCAAAATCGGAGACTCACTAGTTTCATGGAAATCCAAGAAACAGAAGACTGTTTCTAGGTCTTCATCAGAAGCTGAATACAGAGCAATGGCTTCTGCTACCAGTGAACTTGCTTGGATGCAGAATCTTTTTCATGAATTGCAGATCAAGCTCAAACAACCTATGAGATTGTTTTGTGACAACCAGGCAGCTATTCATATAGCAACAAACCCAGTTTTTCATGAGAGGACCAAGCATATTGAGCTTGATCTTCATTACACACGAGAGAAGGTAGAACAAGGCATGATCAAATTAGCTCACCTCAAATCGGAAGATCAACCAGGAGATCTTCTCACAAAGCCTTTGTCTGTTCACCGCATCCAACATCTTCTTCACAAGCTGAACATCGTCTCCAACTATGCTCAGCTTGCAGGGGGGTGA